In Conger conger chromosome 12, fConCon1.1, whole genome shotgun sequence, one DNA window encodes the following:
- the kmt5aa gene encoding N-lysine methyltransferase KMT5A-A, protein MNGDVACNGQPANPHFPNPDKSHSLLRDENPGKRTTHGDTQMYGQGRRGGQPHCAEAYFHTVAETSAGNNAAPHIRGHKKKTSFSKAKGTKATLRTADYKNSQNRKLTEFYPIRRSSRKSKTELKCEEKKHIDELIMSGTEEGMEVQHIEGKGRGVFASRSFRKGQFVVEYHGDLLQITDAKKREAKYAQDPSTGCYMYYFQYQSKTYCVDATPETSRLGRLINHSKNGNCQTKLHDIKGRPHLILVASRDIEDGEELLYDYGDRSRASIEAHPWLKH, encoded by the exons ATGAACGGG GACGTCGCATGTAATGGTCAGCCTGCGAATCCCCATTTTCCGAACCCCGACAAGTCCCACTCTCTTCTCCGCGATGAGAACCCCGGAAAGCGGACGACCCATGGGGACACGCAGATGTACGGCCAAG GGAGGCGGGGTGGACAGCCTCACTGTGCTGAAGCGTATTTCCACACGGTGGCAGAGACCTCTGCAGGCAACAACGCCGCCCCCCACATCCGCGGCCACAAGAAGAAGACAAGCTTCAGCAAGGCCAAGGGGACGAAAGCCACCCTGAGAAC agcaGACTACAAAAACTCCCagaacaggaagctgacagaGTTTTATCCCATAAGGAGGAGTTCCAGGAAGTCCAAAACAGAGCTGAAG TGTgaagaaaagaaacacattGATGAGCTGATCATGAGTGGGACTGAAGAAGGAATGGAG GTGCAGCACATTGAGGGGAAAGGAAGGGGGGTTTTTGCCAGCAGAAGTTTCCGGAAAGGCCAGTTCGTCGTGGAGTATCACGGGGACCTGCTGCAAATCACCGACGCCAAAAAGAGAGAAGCTAAATACGCACAAGACCCTTCCACCGGCTGCTATATGTACTACTTCCAGTATCAGAGCAAAACATACTG TGTGGACGCCACGCCCGAAACCAGTCGCCTGGGAAGACTGATCAACCACAGTAAAAACGGCAACTGTCAAACCAAACTGCACGACATCAAGGGCAGGCCTCATCTCATCTTGGTGGCCTCCAGAGACATTGAGGACGGGGAGGAGCTGCTGTACGACTACGGAGACCGCAGTAGAGCTTCCATCGAGGCCCACCCCTGGCTCAAACACTGA